Within Terriglobales bacterium, the genomic segment CCACCAGGCGCTTGGCCTTCTCGATCACCATCTCCGCCACCTGCACGTGCCGCGCCGCGGGCTCGTCGAAGGTCGAGCTGATGACCTCGCCCTTCACCGAGCGCTGCATGTCGGTGACTTCCTCGGGGCGCTCGTCGATCAGCAGCACGATGAGCACGACCTCGGGATGGTTGGTGGTAATGGAGTTGGCGATGTTCTGCAGGATCATGGTCTTGCCGGCGCGCGGCGGCGATACGATCAGCCCGCGCTGCCCCTTGCCCAGGGGCGTCAGCAGGTCCATCACCCGCGCCGTGATGTTCTCCTTCACCGTCTCCAGCTTGATGCGGCCCAGGGGGTAGAGCGGGGTCAGGTTGTCGAAGAGGATCTTGTTGCGCGCCTCGTCGGGCGACTCGAAGTTCACCGCCTCGATCTTGACCAGGGCGAAGTATTTCTCGCCCTCGTGCGGCGGACGCACCTGCCCGCTGATAGTGTCGCCCGTCTTCAGGTCGAACTTGCGGATCTGCGAGGGGGAGACGTAGATGTCGTCCGGCCCGGGCAGATAGTTGTAGTCGGGGGAGCGCAGGAAGCCGTACCCGTCGGGCAGGATCTCCAGCACCCCCTCGGCGAAGATGTGTCCTTCCTTCTCGCTCTGCGCCTGGAGGATCTTGAAGATCAGGTCCTGCTTGCGCATGCCGCTGGCGCCGGGGAGGTCCAGGGTGCGCGCGATCTTGGTCAGTTCGGTGATGTTCTTTTCTTTCAGTTCGGCGATTGTCATGTTCACCTGCGGTGAGAGTTGGGTTTCGAAGATGGAGTCTTAAAAGGGGGGTACCGCCAAGCGCTTCGCAGAGTCTGCCGCACAGGGCGTGCGGCAAGCTGTATTATGCAGCCCGCCGCTCCGCCGGGGCAAGTGTTTTCTGAGCTACCAGGGTCTCCGGTCCGGCCGACTGGGCGAACCGGTTGAGGACGTCGTTCATGGTGTCCTGGACCCGGGCGTTGGGCCGGTGAAACTTGCGCGTCGCCTGGGCCGCCAGCTGGCACAGCAGGTAGCGGTTTTTCACCGCCTTCACCGCCGGGAATACCTTGTCCGAACGCATCGTTCTGTTCCTCCCACCTGGTTGGATCGCCGCCGCCATGCCTGCCTACACCCTACCGGATGCCGCCGGGGCCACGCAATCATTCTCTGTAACCGTATGATTCTAATGGCCTTGTTGCTGGACTCCGCGGCAGCGACACCTGTATGGATGCAGATTCCGCCCCAAGAGTTGCATTTTCTTCGCCCCGAACCCCTGCCTCCTGCCACCTGACCTACGCCCAATACGTCCGGTCCAGCGTGCGGTACTGGATGGCCTCGGCGATGTTGAGCCGCTTTGCGGGCGTGAGCGAAGCGGGAGCCCGCAGGCGAAATCCTGAGCGAAGCGAAGGATCCCTATGCCCAATAAGTTCTGTCCAAGGTCCGGTACTGAATCGCTTCGGCGATGTGCTTGGGGCTGATCTCGGCTGCGCCCTCCAGGTCGGCGATCGTCCGCGAGACCTTCAGGATCCGGTCGTGCGCCCGCGCGCTCAGGCCCTGCTGGGTCATGGCCCGCTCCAGCCGCGTCTCGCAGTCGGGCGAGAGTTCGCAGTACGTCCGGATCTGCCGCGGCGTCATCTGCGCGTTAGCGAAGATGCGCTCTCCCGCCGCCGCAAAGCGCTGCAACTGCCTCTCCCGCGCCCTGAGCACCCGCTCCCGGATCTGGGTCGAGCCCTCCGGCGGCGCGCTCCCTCGCATCTCGCGGTACTTCACCGCCGGCACGTCGATGTGGATGTCGATGCGGTCCAGCAGCGGCCCCGAGATCTTCGAGACGTAGTGCTGGATCATGGGCTGGGTGCAGTGGCAGTCGCGGCTGGGATCGTTGAAGTAGCCGCAGGGACAGGGATTCATGGCCGCCGCCAGCATGAAGCGCGCCGGAAAGGTCAGCGACATAGCCGCGCGCGCGATGCACACCGTGCCGTCCTCCAGCGGCTGCCGCAACACCTCCAGCACGTTGCGCGGAAACTCCGGCAATTCGTCCAGGAAGAGCATGCCGTTGTGCGCCAGCGAGACCTCGCCCGGCCGCGGGATCACGCCGCCGCCGATCAGCCCGGCGTCGGAGATGGTGTGGTGGGGCGCGCGGAAGGGCCGCACGCCCACCAGTCCCGCGCCCGCATCCAGCACTCCGGCCACGCTGTGGATCTTGGTGGTCTCCAGCGCCTCTTCGAAGGTGAGCGGCGGCAGGATGGTGGGCACGCGCTTGGCCAGCATGGTCTTGCCCGAGCCCGGCGGCCCGATCATCAGGATGTTGTGGCCGCCGGCGCAGGCCACCTCCAGCGCGCGCTTGGCGGTCTGCTGCCCGCGCACGTCGCGGAAGTCCACCGCGAACTGCTGCGACTCCTGGAGCGCGGCGTTCGGGTCCACGCGCAGCGGCGCCCGCCCGTTGCCCTTGTTCAGCAACTGCACCACGTCCATGAGCGAGCGCACCGGAAAGACGTTGACCTCGCCCACCACCGCCGCCTCGCGCGCATTCACCTCGGGCACGATCAGGTTGCGGATCTTGCCCACGCGCGCCGCCAGGGCCACGGGCAGCGCCCCGCGTACGCCGCGCACCCCGCCGTCCAGCGATAATTCGCCCACGAACACGTAATCCGGGACATCCTTCTTGGCCAGCGCGCCGTAGGCCCCCAGGATGCCCAGCGCCATGGGCAGGTCGAAGCCCGAGCCTTCTTTCTTGATGTCGGCGGGCGCCAGGTTGACGGTGATGTGGGTCGGGGGGATGTCGTAGCCGCAGTTGCGTAGCGCCGCCCGGATGCGGTCGCGGCTCTCGCGCACGGCCGCGTCGGGCAGGCCCACGGTGACGAAGTGGTCCTCGTTCAGCTTCACGCCCGAGACGTCGACCTCGACCTCGACGATGCTGGCGTCGATGCCGAAGACGGCGGCGCTCAAGGTCTTGAACAGCATGCTTGCGGGAGGGCGGCTGGGACACGCGTCTCCCGCTCTAGAAGACCGCGATTTCTGCCCCCCTGGCTGTGATGGGCATCACAGCCCGCGCGGGCATGGCGCCCGAGCCCTTGTGGATGAGCTTCCGGGAGGGCACGACTTTCGTCGTGCCGCTAAGCACGCAAGAAGAAGAGCCCTTAGGCTCTGAGGGAAGAATGGTTTCTAGCGTTCCACCGCCATGGCCACCGCGTTGCCGCCGCCCAGACAGAGCGCGGCCACGCCCTTGTGCGCGTCGCGCCGGATCATCTCGTAGAGCAGCGTCACCAGGATGCGTGCCCCGCTCGCCCCGATGGGATGCCCGATGGCCACCGCCCCGCCGTTGACGTTCACCTTCGCGGGATCGAGCCCGAGCTCGCGCATCACTCCCAGCGCCTGCACCGAGAAGGCCTCGTTCAGCTCGTAGAGGTCCACATCCTCGTTCTTCCATCCCGTCTTCTGCCAGAGCTTGCGGACCGCGCCCACCGGGGCCATCATCACCCATTGCGGCTCGACGCCCGAGACCGCCTGCGCTACGATGCGCGCCAGCGGCTTGGCGCCCAGTTCTTGCGCGCGTTTCGCCGTGGTGACCACCACCGCCGCCGCACCGTCGTTCACGCCGGGCGCGTTGCCCGCGGTCACGGTGCCGTCCTTCTTGAAGGCGGGCTTGAGCGCGCGCAGCGCCTCCAGGGTGGTGTCCTCACGCGGGCACTCGTCCTTGGCGAACTTCCCCGGCGCCTCGCCCTTCTTCTTGGGCGGTAGCTCCACCGGGACCACCTGCGATTCGAAGCGGCACTCCTGCCACGCGGCCACCGCCTTGCGGTGCGAGTTGAGCGCGAACTCGTCCTGCTCCTCGCGCGTGATCTTGTATTTCTCGGCGACGTTCTCGCCGGTCATACCCATGTGGTAGTCGTTGTAGATGTCCCAGAGCCCATCGTTGATCATGGAATCGATCACCTGCGCGTTGCCCAGCCGCATGCCCTTGCGCGCCTGGGGCAGCAGATAGGGCGCGTTGCTCATGGACTCCATGCCGCCGGCCACCACGATCTCGCTGTTGCCGGTCTGCACCGCCTGCGCCGCCAGTCCCACCGCCTTCAGCCCCGAGCCGCAGACTTTGTTGATGGTCATGGCCGCGACCTCGGGCGCCAAGCCGCCGTAGAGCGCCGCCTGCCGCGCCGGGTTCTGCCCCAGCCCCGCCGCCACGACGTTCCCCAGGATGCACTCGTCGATCTGCTTGGGATCGAGCTGGGCGCGCGCGACCGCCTCGCGCACCACCACCGCGCCCAGTTGCGGCGCCCGCATCTCGCTCAACGAGCCTTGGAACTTCCCCACCGCGGTGCGCACCGCCGAGATGATGACTGCGTCTTCCAGAGCCATGAACGTTCTC encodes:
- a CDS encoding YifB family Mg chelatase-like AAA ATPase — its product is MLFKTLSAAVFGIDASIVEVEVDVSGVKLNEDHFVTVGLPDAAVRESRDRIRAALRNCGYDIPPTHITVNLAPADIKKEGSGFDLPMALGILGAYGALAKKDVPDYVFVGELSLDGGVRGVRGALPVALAARVGKIRNLIVPEVNAREAAVVGEVNVFPVRSLMDVVQLLNKGNGRAPLRVDPNAALQESQQFAVDFRDVRGQQTAKRALEVACAGGHNILMIGPPGSGKTMLAKRVPTILPPLTFEEALETTKIHSVAGVLDAGAGLVGVRPFRAPHHTISDAGLIGGGVIPRPGEVSLAHNGMLFLDELPEFPRNVLEVLRQPLEDGTVCIARAAMSLTFPARFMLAAAMNPCPCGYFNDPSRDCHCTQPMIQHYVSKISGPLLDRIDIHIDVPAVKYREMRGSAPPEGSTQIRERVLRARERQLQRFAAAGERIFANAQMTPRQIRTYCELSPDCETRLERAMTQQGLSARAHDRILKVSRTIADLEGAAEISPKHIAEAIQYRTLDRTYWA
- a CDS encoding DNA-directed RNA polymerase subunit omega, coding for MRSDKVFPAVKAVKNRYLLCQLAAQATRKFHRPNARVQDTMNDVLNRFAQSAGPETLVAQKTLAPAERRAA
- a CDS encoding acetyl-CoA C-acetyltransferase, giving the protein MEDAVIISAVRTAVGKFQGSLSEMRAPQLGAVVVREAVARAQLDPKQIDECILGNVVAAGLGQNPARQAALYGGLAPEVAAMTINKVCGSGLKAVGLAAQAVQTGNSEIVVAGGMESMSNAPYLLPQARKGMRLGNAQVIDSMINDGLWDIYNDYHMGMTGENVAEKYKITREEQDEFALNSHRKAVAAWQECRFESQVVPVELPPKKKGEAPGKFAKDECPREDTTLEALRALKPAFKKDGTVTAGNAPGVNDGAAAVVVTTAKRAQELGAKPLARIVAQAVSGVEPQWVMMAPVGAVRKLWQKTGWKNEDVDLYELNEAFSVQALGVMRELGLDPAKVNVNGGAVAIGHPIGASGARILVTLLYEMIRRDAHKGVAALCLGGGNAVAMAVER
- the rho gene encoding transcription termination factor Rho; its protein translation is MTIAELKEKNITELTKIARTLDLPGASGMRKQDLIFKILQAQSEKEGHIFAEGVLEILPDGYGFLRSPDYNYLPGPDDIYVSPSQIRKFDLKTGDTISGQVRPPHEGEKYFALVKIEAVNFESPDEARNKILFDNLTPLYPLGRIKLETVKENITARVMDLLTPLGKGQRGLIVSPPRAGKTMILQNIANSITTNHPEVVLIVLLIDERPEEVTDMQRSVKGEVISSTFDEPAARHVQVAEMVIEKAKRLV